Proteins encoded in a region of the Culicoidibacter larvae genome:
- a CDS encoding shikimate dehydrogenase family protein: MKSFGLFGNNIVASISPKIHQLIWQCLSIDGYEYNLYDQVMVPAREQLQRLNGANITIPFKEQIHVDCLSDAAAAIGAINTVYWQNGQLCGANTDWIGIDKMLFAETDLSQVLIIGSGGAAKAVYYALIMRGVADENIVVAYRNNRMNNTLQHIPLAEVNQKLNTFSAIFQTTPADTVNMRLLAQSVWYYDLRYTVTLAQQRAKNGLEMLIWQAIAAEELWLERDLLDDKQLFLYIKEQIEC; encoded by the coding sequence GTGAAATCATTTGGGTTATTCGGAAATAACATAGTTGCATCAATATCACCAAAAATTCATCAGCTTATATGGCAGTGCCTTAGTATTGATGGTTATGAATATAATTTATACGATCAAGTTATGGTACCTGCTCGTGAACAACTGCAACGTTTGAATGGGGCTAATATTACTATTCCATTTAAAGAGCAGATTCATGTTGATTGTTTAAGTGATGCTGCCGCGGCTATTGGGGCAATAAACACTGTTTATTGGCAGAACGGCCAATTATGCGGTGCAAATACTGATTGGATCGGTATTGATAAAATGTTGTTTGCGGAAACTGATTTAAGTCAGGTGCTAATCATCGGCAGCGGTGGTGCGGCAAAAGCGGTGTACTATGCGCTAATTATGCGCGGCGTTGCTGATGAAAATATTGTTGTTGCGTATCGTAACAATAGAATGAACAATACGCTTCAGCATATTCCACTTGCGGAAGTAAATCAAAAGTTAAACACCTTTAGTGCAATCTTTCAAACAACACCGGCAGATACTGTTAATATGCGTTTATTAGCACAGTCTGTCTGGTATTATGATTTACGTTATACGGTAACTTTGGCTCAGCAGCGGGCTAAAAACGGCCTTGAAATGCTTATTTGGCAGGCAATTGCTGCCGAGGAGTTGTGGTTAGAGCGTGATTTACTTGATGATAAACAGTTATTTTTATATATTAAGGAGCAAATAGAATGCTAA
- the yhbY gene encoding ribosome assembly RNA-binding protein YhbY encodes MLTGKQKNYLRGLANQLKPGFQIGKDGISENLLSALDSYIEAHSLVKIHLLQTYDGDKKETAELLAENLRAQVVQIIGSMIILYRFSKKSDIVLPR; translated from the coding sequence ATGCTAACTGGAAAACAAAAAAATTATTTACGGGGTTTGGCTAATCAGTTGAAGCCTGGATTCCAAATTGGAAAAGATGGTATCAGTGAAAATTTACTGAGTGCGCTGGATAGTTATATTGAAGCGCATAGTTTAGTAAAAATTCACTTACTACAAACTTATGATGGTGACAAAAAGGAGACTGCTGAATTATTAGCAGAAAATCTTCGTGCCCAGGTTGTTCAAATCATTGGCAGCATGATTATTCTTTACCGATTCAGTAAGAAGTCTGATATTGTTTTACCAAGATAA